GCACAAGCAATCGAAACCGCGCGCGGCTTCTCGCCGACCTTGCGCGAAACCGCCAACGACCGCCTGTATCGGACCATTCTCGAAGGCGCGTTGTCGCGGCTCGACACCTACACGCGCTACGACGATCCGGACCGCGCACGCGAATCGCGCGCGTCGCGCAACGGGTTCGGCGGCATCGGCGTGACGGTCGGCTTCGAGAACGGCGAAACGCGCATCGACAACGTGATCGCGACCTCGCCTGCGGGCCGTGCGGGCTTGCGCGTCGGCGACCGCATCCTGTCGGTCGACGGCCGCTCGATCGTGGGTGTGGGCGAGCGCGACGTGATCGCGCGCCTGCGCGGGCCCGTGGGCACGGAAGTGCGCGTTGAAGTGCGCCGTCCGCCGACCGACCAGCGCACGGAGGTGCGGCTCTTCCGCAGCCATATCGTGCCCACGACCGTCACCTATCGCCGCGACGGCGACGTTGCCTATCTGCGCATTTCGGGCTTCAACCAGCGCACCGCCGATACCCTGGCCGATGCCGTGCGCCAAGCCAAAGCCGAAATCGGACCTTCGATGCGCGGCGCTGTAATCGATCTGCGCGGCAATCTCGGCGGCCTGCTCGACCAGGCGATCTACGTCTCCGACCTGTTCCTGGCTCGCGGCACGATCGTCTCGACGCGCGGGCGCCATCGCGACAGCCTGCAGAGCAAAGCGGCGGCGTCTGGCGATATCGGCGAGGACCTGCCGTTGGTGGTGCTTATCAACGGCCAATCGGCCTCGGCCTCGGAAATCGTCGCAGCCGCCCTGCAGGACAATGGCCGCGCCATCGTCGTGGGCACTACGAGCTTCGGCAAAGGCTCCGTGCAGACGCTGGTCGAGATGCCCAACGACGGCGAACTCGTGATCACTTGGGCGCGCTTCCATGCGCCCTCGGGCTATCCGCTCGCCGATCTCGGCGTGATGCCGGCCTTCTGCACCTCGGGCCGGGCCGACAGCGTGGCCGAAGCGCTTGCCGCCGTGCGGCGCGGCCAGATCACCGATGCGCGGACCATGGCGCGCTGGCGCGCGGCCGACCATGCCGATTCGGGCCTGCTCAAGCGCTTGCGCGAAATCTGCCCCCCCGACAGCGTCAACCGCGACGGCGATCTCGAAATCGCCGAAGCGCTGCTGCGCGATTCGGCCGTGTTTGCCCGCGTTCTGCAATCGGTCCAGCAGACGGCTCAGGCGCGCTAGCAAAGTACCGCCCTTGACAAGCCCAGTTTGGGCGCTATTGTCGCGGCCCGTTTGCGTTTTCCCCAGATTTTGAGGGCCCAATGGCCAAGTCCAAACCCATGCTGATCAAGCTCAACAGCACCGCCGACACGGGCTTCTTCTACGTGACCAAGAAGAACCCGCGCAAGACGACGGAAAAGCTCGAGCTCAAGAAATACGACCCCGTGGCGCGCAAGCACGTCGTGTTCAAAGAAGGCAAGATCAAGTAGCCTTCGGTCTTCCGTTTTGATGGATTGAACCGGGCGGCCGCCTGTCGGCCAGCCCGGTTTTTTCATGTTCGCAAGGGCTCAGTCGTCGGTCGATACGACCCGATCGCGGCCCTGTTGCTTGGCGCGATAAAGCGCTTCGTCCGCCCGCTCGATCAAACGCGCAGGGTCGAACCCGTCGAGCGGCGTGGCCGCCACGCCGATGCTGATCGTGACCGATATCGTACCGTCCGGCGTCGGCACTTTGACGGGCGTCTGCGCCACCTTGCCGCGCAGGCGTTCGCCCACCATGCAGCCGACCTTGATGTCCGACTCAGGCATCACGACCATGAACTCCTCGCCGCCCCAGCGTGCGACCGTGTCGAACGGGCGCACGTTGTTCTGCAGCCGCTCGGCAACCGCCCGCAGCACCCGGTCGCCGATCGGATGGCCGTGCGTGTCGTTGACCGCCTTGAAATGGTCGATGTCGACCATCAGCAAGGCAAGCGAGCGTTCCGACTGGATCGTGCGGCGCGACAGGTTGGCCAGATGCGCTTCCATGTAGCGGCGATTGTAGAGACCGGTCAGCGAATCGGTCAGTGCGAGCGCCATGTTGCGTTCGTAATTGTGGCGCAGCGCCTCCATGTAGCGGCGGCGGCGGATCTGCGTGCGCACGCGCGCGATAAGCTCGTTGGGTTCGACCGGCGTCATCAGATAGTCGGTGACGCCGATGTCGATCGCGCGCGTGAGCCTGGCATCGTCGCCGTCGTCGAGCACGGCCATGAGCGGCGTCTGGCGCGTACGCTCGCCCGACCGCAGATCGGCGCACAGCCGCAGCGCGTCGGATTTGCGCATCAGCGTGTTGACGATGATCGCGTCGAAATCCTTGTCGCGCACGGCGGCAAGCGCGGTCGCCTGATCGTTCGCGACGACGAGCGACCCCGCCTCGTCCTTCATGTGCTGCGTGAGCAGACGCTGCAAGGTCGGCATCTCGTCGACGACGAGCAGACTCGCCCCATGCGTCGGGATCTCCTGCTGGATCGTCTGCGCCTCGTCGCCGATGCCGAAACGCTCGCTGGTAACGTTGCGCAAGCGCCATTCGTCCGCCAGCATTTTGAGGCGCACGAGCGAGCGGATGCGCGAATAGAGGGCGATGTCGCGCACGGGCTTGGTCAGGAAATCGTCGGCCCCCGCCTCGAGGCCGCGCACCCGGTCTTCGCTCGCCGACAGGGCCGTCACCATCACCACCGGGACGTGGCAGGTGCGCGGATCGGCCTTGAGCCGCCGGCAGACTTCGAAACCGTCCATCTGCGGCATCATCACGTCGAGCAGCACGATGTCGGGCGGGTTCTCGAAGGCCTTATCGAGCGCGTCGCGTCCCGAAAACGCCGTAGTCACATGGAAATACTCGGAGCTCAGCCGCGCTTCGAGCAGCTTCACGTTAGGCAACAGGTCGTCGACGACCAACACGCGAGCGGACATCGGTCAGCGTTCCCTGAAGGGCCCCTGCGACACGCTAGGCCAGAAACCGCTGGACGGTCTCGAGGAATTTGGCGACCGAAATGGGCTTGGCGATGTAAGCCTCGCAGCCGCCCTGGCGGATCTTGTCTTCGTCGCCCTTCATCGCAAACGCCGTGACCGCGACGACCGGGATCGCGCGCAGTTCCGGATCTTCCTTGAGCCACTTGGTGACTTCGAGGCCCGAAACTTCCGGCAGTTGGATATCCATCAAAATCAAATCGGGGCGGTGCAGACGCGCCATTTTCATGGCTTCGATGCCGTCCTTGGTCTGCAAGGTCGCATAGCCATGCGCCTCAAGAAGATCGTTGAACAGCTTGATGTTCAGTTCGTTGTCTTCGACGATCAGAACTGTTTTTGCCATCGCCTTGCCTGCGGATGATCTGCTTACCAATTCGGTATTCTTATCTAGCACGCGGCGACCGACGCATACTAGTCTGCAAATTGGCGTCGAAACATGAAAAGAACTACGGCCAATGCGCTACGGAATCGATCTCGGCGGAACAAAAATCGAAATTGCAGCACTCGCGAACGACGGCAGCATTGCTTTGCGCCGCCGGACCGCGAGCCCCAAGGGCGACTACCGCGCGACGCTCGAGGCGATCGCAGTCTTGGTCGAAGCGGCCGACGCTGAGCTTGGGCTTCACCCGCCGGTCGGGGTCGGCATCCCGGGCACGATTTCGCCGGCCACTGGTCTTATCAAGAATGCAAACTCGGTCTGGCTGATCGGCCATCCGCTCGACCGCGATCTAACCGATCGGCTGCGGCGCCCCGTCCGGATTTCCAACGATGCCGACTGTTTTGTGCTGTCGGAAGCCTCGGACGGTGCCGCCGCCGGTGCGCGCAGCGCATTCGGGGTAATTCTGGGCACGGGCGTGGGCGGCGGTCTCGTCTTTGGCGGCCGGCCGATCCAGGGGATCAACGCGATCGCGGGCGAATGGGGGCACAATCCGCTGCCAGATCCCCAGATCCGCGACGGGCTCGACGAGCGCCCGGGCCCGCAATGCTATTGCGGCCGCCGCGGCTGCATGGAGACGTACCTTTCAGGGCCAGGCCTCGCGGCCGACCATGTGCGCTATGGCGGGGCTACGGCCAGTGCCGAAACCATTGTGGCAGCTGCCTCCCAGGGTGATGCCGCGGCCAAGGCCACACTGGCTCGCTATATCGACCGGCTGGCGCGCGGGCTCGGCACAGTCATCAATCTCTTCGACCCAGAGGTGATCGTGCTCGGCGGTGGGCTTTCGAACGTGGCGGCGCTCTACGAACAGGTGCCGCAGATCTGGCAGCGCTATATCTTCTCTGACCACGTCGCCACACGGCTCGTAAAAAACAAGCACGGCGACTCGAGCGGCGTGCGCGGTGCGGCCTGGCTCAACCCGGCCGAAGGCGCTTAGCAGCGCGGGCGCGGCAAGGCCTCGAGCCGCTCGAGCTTGGCCTTCATCGTGAATTCGGGATATTCGAACGTGTAGTCGGCAGCCACGCCGTTGTCGAGCATGCGCATCGACGTTTCGTAGGTCGGCGTGCCGGACTGGTCGTCGGTGTTGAAATAGGCCATGCGCACGCGCCAGCTCGGGCGGTTCCCCACGGCCGGCGCGATGTTGGCGGCGCTGTCCTGCGGCGGCAGCAGATTGCCGATGAGGGCCGAGACGTCGAGCGCACCGTCGAGTGTGGCACCGTCGAACACGGCGCGCGCGACCTGCTTTTCGCCGCCTGCCGCAAGGTTCAGCAGCAACAGCGCATGGGCTGTCGGGAACAGCGTGCCCGGCGGCAAATCCATCGTCGTCTCGGGTACGGCAAACACGGCCGAGCCGCCCTTGTCGGGATCGAGCGACGCGCGGCCGCGCAGCTCTTCGACCAATTCGCCGTCGCGCGTGGTGCGCAGCGAAAAACGATAGCCCTTCCCGTCGTGCGATTCGAAGCTCGAAAACACGATTTCGGTATCGACCGAATTGCCGTCGCTTTCGGACATGCGGAAGCGCAGGCGCTGAGCGATCGTCCAGCCTTCGCAGACTTCCGCCCAATCCATGGCGAGCACGCCTTCGATGCCGACAATGTCGCCGCGCGCGGCACCGAGACTCAGCGAATAGGCCGCTCGATGCGGGGCGATCGTTTGCGCCCCCGCCGGTAGGGCCGTCGAAACGACCGCCAACAAGGCCAATGCCAACAAGAAAACGCGTTTCATCGCAACTCCGATCGGCGTCAGGTTTGCCGAACAATATGGCGTTTTCACGGCTCGTTGACGAGTGCAGGTCAGTCTTTCTTTTTGACGGGCGGAAGGTCCGGCTTGATGTGCAGCTCTTTGTAACGCGCCGCGTCGACGGTGTTGGGCGCCTGCATCAAGAGATCGACCGCCCCTTGCGTCATCGGGAAGGCGACAACCTCGCGGATATTGGGCTCGTCGGCGAGCAGCATCACGATGCGGTCGATGCCGGGTGCCGAGCCGCCATGCGGCGGGGCGCCGAACTTGAATGCGTTCAGCATGCCGCCAAAGCGCGTCTCGACGTCCTGCGGCGAATAGCCCGCGATTTCGAACGCGCGATACATGATTTCGGGCAGATGGTTGCGGATGGCACCCGACGACAACTCCACCCCGTTGCACACGATGTCGTATTGGAAAGCCTTGATCGCCAGCGGATCCATCGTGTTCAACGCCTCGAGCCCGCCTTGCGGCATCGAGAACGGGTTGTGGCTGAAATCGATCTTGCCCGTGTCCTCGTCACGCTCGTACATCGGGAAATCGACGATCCAGCAGAAGCGGAACGCGTTAGGCTCGATGAGATCAAGCTCTTCACCGAGTTTGCGACGGGCCGCACCCGCAAGCTTGGCGGCCGCCAGCGGCTTTTTGTCGGCAACGAAGAAGACCGCGTCCCCTGCCCCGACGCCCGCCAGCGCCTGGAGCTTGGCAAGGCGGGCGGCATCGAGGAACTTGGCGATCGGGCCCTTGGCTTGGTCGCCCTCGAAAACGATGTAGCCAAGGCCGGGCGCGCCTTCGCTCTGCGCCCAGGCATTCATCTTGTCGAAGAAGCTGCGCGGCCGGTCGGCGGTCTTGGGTGCAGGAATGGCGCGCACGATGCCGCCCCCCGCCACGATGCCTGCAAACACTTTGAAGTCCGACCCCGCAAAGACCTCGCCCACGTCGGCGATCACCAAGGGATTGCGCAGATCCGGCTTGTCGGAGCCGTATTTGAGCATCGCGGTGTCGTAGGGGATCCGCGGGAAGCGATTGTCGTCGACCTTGCGGCCCTTGGCGAATTCGCGGAACACGCCCGCCAGCACGGGCTCGATCGCGTCGAACACGTCTTCCTGGGTCACGAAGCTCATCTCGAAATCGAGCTGGTAGAATTCGCCGGGGCTGCGGTCGGCGCGCGCATCCTCGTCGCGGAAGCAGGGTGCAATCTGGAAATAGCGGTCGAAGCCCGAAACCATCAGCAACTGCTTGAATTGCTGCGGGGCCTGCGGCAGCGCGTAGAACTTGCCCGGATGCAGCCGCGAGGGCACCAGGTAGTCGCGTGCACCCTCGGGGCTCGAAGAGGTCAGGATCGGGGTCTGGAACTCGGTGAAACCCTGTTCAATCATGCGCCGGCGGATGGACGCGATCACGTTCGAGCGCAGCATGATGTTGGCGTGCAGGCGCTCGGTGCGCAGATCGAGGAAGCGGTATTTGAGCCGCATTTCCTCGGGATAATCCTCTTCCTGGGCGACCTGGAACGGCAGGATTTCGGAAGCCGATTGCAGCTTGGCCTCGTCGATGCGCACCTCGATATCGCCGGTCGAGAGCTTGGAATTGACGGTCCCGGCCTCGCGCGCGACGACGCGGCCCGTGACGGTGACCACGCTTTCGGGGCGGTAAGCTTCCACGCCCGCGAAAAGCGGGCTCGAGGTGTCGAGCACGCATTGCGTGATGCCGTAATGGTCGCGCAGATCGACGAACAGCAGGTTGCCATGGTCGCGCTTGCGGTGCACCCAGCCGGACAGGCGGACGGTCTTGCCGACATCGCCCAGACGCAGTTGGCCGCAGGTATGCGAACGATAGGCATGCATGGCGAGACGATTCCTTAAGGTTCAAAACGGGCCGCAACAGGATATCTTGGCGCCCGGATTGTCAACTATTTCAAGGCCGGGGGGTGCTGGGCCTTGAGGGGGCCGGACAAGCGGTGTAACAGAAACAATGACGTTGATCACCGAGTCTGCTGCTCTCGCGGCGTTTTGCGCCAAAGTCTCCTCGTCGAGCTATGTGACGGTCGACACGGAGTTCATGCGCGACCGGACCTACTACCCCCAGCTCTGCCTCGTCCAGGTGGCCGGACCCGACGATGCGGCCGCCATCGACGCACTCGCCCCGGGCATCGATCTGTCGCCGCTCCTGGCGCTTATGGACAATCCGGCGATCCTGAAGGTCTTCCACGCCGCCCGCCAAGATCTCGAGATTTTCTACAATCTGACCGGCCGCGTGCCTACGCCGCTGTTCGATACCCAAGTTGCCGCCATGGTGTGCGGTTTCGGCGACCAGGTCAGCTACGAAACTCTCGCCGCCCAATTGTCGCGCGCGCGCATCGACAAATCCGTCCGTTTTACGGACTGGGCGCAGCGTCCGCTCTCCGAGCGCCAGGTCACCTACGCGCTGTCGGACGTCACGCATCTGCGCCCCGCCTACGAGGCTTTGGCGCGCAAGCTGGCCGCCAATGGTCGGGCGGGCTGGCTGCAGGAGGAAATGGCCACCCTGCTCGATCCGGCCACCTACCGGCTCGATCCAGAGGAGGTCTGGCGGCGCATGCGGCCGCGCGGCGCCAAGCCCAAATTCCTCGCGATAATGAAAGAGGTGACGGCATGGCGGGAGCGCGAGGCCCAGCGCCGCGACACGCCGCGCAACCGCGTCGTGCGCGACGAGACCATCCTGGACCTCTGCGCCCATGCGCCGACCACGCTCGACGAGCTCGCCCGCATGCGCGGCCTGTCGAAGAACTTTGCCGACGGCCGCCTTGGCCAAGAACTGCTCGATGCCGTTAAGCGGGGTTTGGCCATGCCGCAAGCCGAAATCCCGACCTTGCCGGAGGGACCAGACTTGCCTTCGGGCCTCGGGCCGATTGTCGAGCTGCTAAAAGTTTTGTTGAAGATGAAGTGCGAAGAGCATGGTGTTGCTCAGAAACTTGTCGCGACAACGGCTGAGCTTGAGCGTATTGCCGCCAGCGACGACGATACCGATATCCCGGCGCTGCAAGGCTGGCGACGTGAGGTCTTTGGCGGGGCAGCCCTCGATCTCAAGGCCAGCAAGCTCGCCTTTACGCTAAAAGGAAAGAAGATAATTCTTCTAAAGATTTAGTTCTTTCAAGTCCTTAAATCAAATACCTGGCTAGTTAGATTAACTTTGTATCGACCGACGCCGCGTAACCTCACGAGAAAGGGTCACGAACCTTTTTCGAGGGTAGGCCGCAATCCTGTCATGATCGCAGCCGATAGTGCGGTCCCGTGGGGATTTTGGGGGCAGTATGGAAGGCAGTTTTGAGGCGGGCAGCCGCAGCGCCATGGCGCAGCGCTTTGCCGATATCCGCCGGCACACGCTGGCGCTGACCGCACTGCTGTCGGCAGAGGATGCCTGTGTCCAATCGATGCCGGACGCAAGCCCGGCCAAATGGCATCTGGCCCATACGACGTGGTTCTTCGAGACCTTTGTGCTCGGTGAAGCCACAGCACCCTTCGACCCGGAGTTCGGCTATCTGTTCAATTCCTATTACGAGGCACTGGGCCCGCGCCAGCCGCGCCCGCAGCGCGGGCTGCTGACGCGCCCTTCGCTGGCGCGCGTGCAAGCGTATCGCGCCGCAATCGATGCCCAGATCGCCGATCTGCTGCGGACAGCCTCGCCGGTGAGATTGGCGAATTTGGCGCCGCTGCTGGAACTAGGGCTGCAGCATGAGCAGCAGCATCAGGAACTGATTTTGACCGATCTCCTGCATCTGTTTGCGCAAAACCCGACGGCGCCCGCCTATGCGCCGCTTGCGCCGTCTGCACCATGCGCTGCCAAGCCCCTGACATGGGTCGATTTCCCGGCTGCGATCGCCGAAATTGGCATTGCCGACACGGTCGGATTTTTCTTCGACAATGAAGGCCCGCGCCATCGCGTGGCGCTCGAGCCGTTCAAGCTTGCCTCGCGCCTCGTCACGAACGGCGAATATCGCGCCTTCATCGAGGCCGGCGGCTACGCGCGCGCCGAATTCTGGCTGTCCGAGGGCTGGAACCTGGTGCGCGAAGCCGGATGGGCGGCACCGATCTATTGGCGCCGCCAGGAAGACGGCACGTGGACGAATTTCGGGCTCGGTGGCTTGCGCCCGCTCGACGCAGCGGCACCGGTTGCGAATATCTCGTTCCACGAGGCAACGGCCTATGCGGCGTGGGCGGGTGCCCGCTTGCCAACCGAGGCCGAATGGGAAATCGCCGCAACGGCAAAGCCCGACGCATTCGAACAGCTCTTCGACAGTGCATGGCAATGGACACGCTCGGCCTATGCGCCCTATCCGCGCTACCGGCCCGCAGCAGGGGCCGTCGGCGAATACAATGGGAAATTCATGGTGAATCAACTGGTGCTGCGCGGCGGTTCGTTTGCCACGCCCACGGGCCATACGCGCCCAACCTACCGCAATTTCTTTCCGGCCGAAGCGCGCTGGCAGTTTGCGGGCCTGCGCTTGGCGGCGGACCTATGACCCCGCTTGGCCCCGAATTGCGCGCGCACGAAAGCGACCCTGCCGCCGACAACGATGGTGCTTTTGCGCGCGCCATGTTGGCAGGGCTTGCCGGCCATCCGCGCCGCCTGCCGTGCAAGTTCTTCTACGACGCGGCCGGATCGGCCTTGTTCGACCGCATCTGCGAGCTGCCCGAATACTATCCGACGCGCACCGAGCTTGCGATTTTGGCCGAACATGCGCCCGCGATGGCCGACCGTATCGGCCCTGCCGCCGAAATCGTCGAATTCGGCGCAGGCTCGGGCAAAAAAATCCGCCTGCTGCTGGCAGCCCTCGAGCGGCCGGTCGCGTATCTGCCGATCGATATTTCAGGCCCGCATCTGCTGGCCGCGTCGGCCGACTTGGCCAAGCTCTATCCGGGCTTGAGCATCGAACCCATCGTTGCGGACTATACGCGGCCCTTCGGCCTGCCGCCGATGAAGCCGGCGGCCCGCCGTCGCGCGGGCTTCTTCCCGGGCTCCACCATCGGCAATTTCGCCCCGGCCGAAGCAACGCGCTTTTTGCGCCAAGCACGCGGCTTGCTGGCGGGCGGCGGCCTGCTGATCGGCGTCGATCTGGTCAAAGACCCCGCCATTCTGCATGCCGCCTACAACGATGCGGCCGGTGTCACGGCTGCGTTCAATCGCAATATCCTCGTGCGCGCCAATGCCGAACTGGGGGCCGATTTCCGGCCGGAGCGCTTTGCGCACTATGCCCATTACAATCCCGCCGCCCAGCGCATCGAGATGCATCTCGTAAGCCTTGAGCGGCAGGCCGTCTCGCTGCTCGGCCGGCGTTTCGAGTTTGCCGAGGGCGAAGCGATCCATACCGAAGACAGCTACAAACACACA
Above is a genomic segment from Magnetospirillum sp. containing:
- a CDS encoding S41 family peptidase, whose translation is MRFAGLSYRQTSRIAALIGALVLFATACAGPRETTRPIAPREARHAPAPAYFYERAYDELIARYISTLDAPTLATSGLANLSKLDTRVGIRQEAQRLLVLDGDAPVASFEAPRREDTQRWASLTAQAIETARGFSPTLRETANDRLYRTILEGALSRLDTYTRYDDPDRARESRASRNGFGGIGVTVGFENGETRIDNVIATSPAGRAGLRVGDRILSVDGRSIVGVGERDVIARLRGPVGTEVRVEVRRPPTDQRTEVRLFRSHIVPTTVTYRRDGDVAYLRISGFNQRTADTLADAVRQAKAEIGPSMRGAVIDLRGNLGGLLDQAIYVSDLFLARGTIVSTRGRHRDSLQSKAAASGDIGEDLPLVVLINGQSASASEIVAAALQDNGRAIVVGTTSFGKGSVQTLVEMPNDGELVITWARFHAPSGYPLADLGVMPAFCTSGRADSVAEALAAVRRGQITDARTMARWRAADHADSGLLKRLREICPPDSVNRDGDLEIAEALLRDSAVFARVLQSVQQTAQAR
- the rpmG gene encoding 50S ribosomal protein L33; the encoded protein is MAKSKPMLIKLNSTADTGFFYVTKKNPRKTTEKLELKKYDPVARKHVVFKEGKIK
- a CDS encoding PleD family two-component system response regulator; this translates as MSARVLVVDDLLPNVKLLEARLSSEYFHVTTAFSGRDALDKAFENPPDIVLLDVMMPQMDGFEVCRRLKADPRTCHVPVVMVTALSASEDRVRGLEAGADDFLTKPVRDIALYSRIRSLVRLKMLADEWRLRNVTSERFGIGDEAQTIQQEIPTHGASLLVVDEMPTLQRLLTQHMKDEAGSLVVANDQATALAAVRDKDFDAIIVNTLMRKSDALRLCADLRSGERTRQTPLMAVLDDGDDARLTRAIDIGVTDYLMTPVEPNELIARVRTQIRRRRYMEALRHNYERNMALALTDSLTGLYNRRYMEAHLANLSRRTIQSERSLALLMVDIDHFKAVNDTHGHPIGDRVLRAVAERLQNNVRPFDTVARWGGEEFMVVMPESDIKVGCMVGERLRGKVAQTPVKVPTPDGTISVTISIGVAATPLDGFDPARLIERADEALYRAKQQGRDRVVSTDD
- a CDS encoding response regulator — its product is MAKTVLIVEDNELNIKLFNDLLEAHGYATLQTKDGIEAMKMARLHRPDLILMDIQLPEVSGLEVTKWLKEDPELRAIPVVAVTAFAMKGDEDKIRQGGCEAYIAKPISVAKFLETVQRFLA
- a CDS encoding ROK family protein, with the protein product MRYGIDLGGTKIEIAALANDGSIALRRRTASPKGDYRATLEAIAVLVEAADAELGLHPPVGVGIPGTISPATGLIKNANSVWLIGHPLDRDLTDRLRRPVRISNDADCFVLSEASDGAAAGARSAFGVILGTGVGGGLVFGGRPIQGINAIAGEWGHNPLPDPQIRDGLDERPGPQCYCGRRGCMETYLSGPGLAADHVRYGGATASAETIVAAASQGDAAAKATLARYIDRLARGLGTVINLFDPEVIVLGGGLSNVAALYEQVPQIWQRYIFSDHVATRLVKNKHGDSSGVRGAAWLNPAEGA
- a CDS encoding DUF1849 family protein, translating into MKRVFLLALALLAVVSTALPAGAQTIAPHRAAYSLSLGAARGDIVGIEGVLAMDWAEVCEGWTIAQRLRFRMSESDGNSVDTEIVFSSFESHDGKGYRFSLRTTRDGELVEELRGRASLDPDKGGSAVFAVPETTMDLPPGTLFPTAHALLLLNLAAGGEKQVARAVFDGATLDGALDVSALIGNLLPPQDSAANIAPAVGNRPSWRVRMAYFNTDDQSGTPTYETSMRMLDNGVAADYTFEYPEFTMKAKLERLEALPRPRC
- the aspS gene encoding aspartate--tRNA ligase, which translates into the protein MHAYRSHTCGQLRLGDVGKTVRLSGWVHRKRDHGNLLFVDLRDHYGITQCVLDTSSPLFAGVEAYRPESVVTVTGRVVAREAGTVNSKLSTGDIEVRIDEAKLQSASEILPFQVAQEEDYPEEMRLKYRFLDLRTERLHANIMLRSNVIASIRRRMIEQGFTEFQTPILTSSSPEGARDYLVPSRLHPGKFYALPQAPQQFKQLLMVSGFDRYFQIAPCFRDEDARADRSPGEFYQLDFEMSFVTQEDVFDAIEPVLAGVFREFAKGRKVDDNRFPRIPYDTAMLKYGSDKPDLRNPLVIADVGEVFAGSDFKVFAGIVAGGGIVRAIPAPKTADRPRSFFDKMNAWAQSEGAPGLGYIVFEGDQAKGPIAKFLDAARLAKLQALAGVGAGDAVFFVADKKPLAAAKLAGAARRKLGEELDLIEPNAFRFCWIVDFPMYERDEDTGKIDFSHNPFSMPQGGLEALNTMDPLAIKAFQYDIVCNGVELSSGAIRNHLPEIMYRAFEIAGYSPQDVETRFGGMLNAFKFGAPPHGGSAPGIDRIVMLLADEPNIREVVAFPMTQGAVDLLMQAPNTVDAARYKELHIKPDLPPVKKKD
- the rnd gene encoding ribonuclease D encodes the protein MTLITESAALAAFCAKVSSSSYVTVDTEFMRDRTYYPQLCLVQVAGPDDAAAIDALAPGIDLSPLLALMDNPAILKVFHAARQDLEIFYNLTGRVPTPLFDTQVAAMVCGFGDQVSYETLAAQLSRARIDKSVRFTDWAQRPLSERQVTYALSDVTHLRPAYEALARKLAANGRAGWLQEEMATLLDPATYRLDPEEVWRRMRPRGAKPKFLAIMKEVTAWREREAQRRDTPRNRVVRDETILDLCAHAPTTLDELARMRGLSKNFADGRLGQELLDAVKRGLAMPQAEIPTLPEGPDLPSGLGPIVELLKVLLKMKCEEHGVAQKLVATTAELERIAASDDDTDIPALQGWRREVFGGAALDLKASKLAFTLKGKKIILLKI
- the egtB gene encoding ergothioneine biosynthesis protein EgtB; translation: MEGSFEAGSRSAMAQRFADIRRHTLALTALLSAEDACVQSMPDASPAKWHLAHTTWFFETFVLGEATAPFDPEFGYLFNSYYEALGPRQPRPQRGLLTRPSLARVQAYRAAIDAQIADLLRTASPVRLANLAPLLELGLQHEQQHQELILTDLLHLFAQNPTAPAYAPLAPSAPCAAKPLTWVDFPAAIAEIGIADTVGFFFDNEGPRHRVALEPFKLASRLVTNGEYRAFIEAGGYARAEFWLSEGWNLVREAGWAAPIYWRRQEDGTWTNFGLGGLRPLDAAAPVANISFHEATAYAAWAGARLPTEAEWEIAATAKPDAFEQLFDSAWQWTRSAYAPYPRYRPAAGAVGEYNGKFMVNQLVLRGGSFATPTGHTRPTYRNFFPAEARWQFAGLRLAADL
- the egtD gene encoding L-histidine N(alpha)-methyltransferase, yielding MTPLGPELRAHESDPAADNDGAFARAMLAGLAGHPRRLPCKFFYDAAGSALFDRICELPEYYPTRTELAILAEHAPAMADRIGPAAEIVEFGAGSGKKIRLLLAALERPVAYLPIDISGPHLLAASADLAKLYPGLSIEPIVADYTRPFGLPPMKPAARRRAGFFPGSTIGNFAPAEATRFLRQARGLLAGGGLLIGVDLVKDPAILHAAYNDAAGVTAAFNRNILVRANAELGADFRPERFAHYAHYNPAAQRIEMHLVSLERQAVSLLGRRFEFAEGEAIHTEDSYKHTKTGFAALAATAGFHADADWSDSNSQFAVFWLEAA